The proteins below are encoded in one region of Paenisporosarcina cavernae:
- a CDS encoding KinB-signaling pathway activation protein produces MTIRNWIIFFFKSLLIGGAITGIFGLFIRWNDAFAPYIQNGEYGEFLAALVWMIIVGFTMSVVAQMGFFAYLTVHQFGVGIFRTLRLWNWVQVVIIALVIFDLVFFRFMPSAETNNQLVLYLFLLAVLLITAFITAYFKAKWTNKQAFISALFFMIVVTTLEWLPALMVRENNIDSWVTLLLFPLLAVNAYQLLKLPKYNAKSEADRIRLEERKRLRAETQK; encoded by the coding sequence GTGACGATACGAAATTGGATTATATTTTTCTTTAAATCATTACTAATCGGTGGTGCAATCACCGGCATATTTGGATTATTTATTCGCTGGAATGATGCGTTTGCTCCGTATATACAAAACGGAGAGTACGGAGAATTTTTAGCTGCATTAGTATGGATGATCATTGTTGGATTTACGATGAGTGTAGTTGCGCAAATGGGATTCTTTGCCTATTTAACCGTTCATCAATTTGGCGTCGGCATTTTCCGAACGCTTCGATTATGGAATTGGGTACAAGTTGTTATCATTGCCCTAGTAATTTTTGACTTAGTCTTTTTCCGATTTATGCCAAGTGCGGAAACAAACAATCAGCTAGTGCTTTATCTATTCTTATTGGCTGTACTGTTAATAACCGCGTTCATTACCGCCTACTTTAAAGCGAAATGGACAAACAAACAAGCATTTATCTCGGCACTATTTTTTATGATTGTCGTGACAACGCTCGAATGGCTACCGGCATTAATGGTACGAGAAAACAATATCGACAGCTGGGTGACATTATTATTATTCCCATTACTGGCGGTTAATGCGTATCAATTACTTAAACTTCCAAAGTACAATGCAAAATCAGAAGCGGATCGCATTCGCTTAGAAGAACGAAAACGTCTTCGAGCAGAAACGCAAAAATAA
- the gerD gene encoding spore germination lipoprotein GerD: protein MKWFIPLVFLLFLSGCQQAESKPSYEETKKMVLDTLQTEDGKETMRKILSDPAFKEMLVLEDSVVKESIEKNIWSEDAKKFWKTTFEDPLFTETFAKSLESQQKDVLKQLMKDPSYQEEWQTFLSDPAMKEELASVFKQGDMRKELQKIVEDVIQNPLMQSKWQELILQSSQPTESAPPSKQANQNNSTTSKPSAQ, encoded by the coding sequence ATGAAATGGTTCATCCCGCTCGTATTTCTTTTATTCCTCAGTGGATGTCAGCAAGCGGAAAGCAAACCGAGTTACGAAGAAACGAAAAAAATGGTGTTAGATACACTTCAAACAGAAGATGGTAAAGAAACGATGCGGAAAATTTTGTCAGATCCCGCGTTTAAAGAGATGCTGGTGCTGGAAGATTCGGTCGTCAAAGAATCGATCGAGAAAAATATTTGGTCAGAGGATGCGAAGAAATTTTGGAAAACGACTTTTGAAGACCCGCTTTTTACAGAGACCTTCGCTAAAAGTCTTGAATCTCAACAGAAAGATGTTCTTAAACAGTTGATGAAAGATCCGAGCTACCAAGAGGAGTGGCAAACTTTTTTATCTGATCCGGCAATGAAAGAAGAGTTAGCTTCCGTTTTTAAGCAAGGAGATATGCGGAAAGAATTGCAAAAAATCGTAGAAGATGTAATCCAAAATCCACTTATGCAATCGAAGTGGCAGGAACTCATCTTACAGTCTTCTCAACCAACCGAATCTGCTCCACCTTCAAAACAAGCTAACCAAAACAATTCCACTACTTCAAAACCTTCTGCTCAATAA